The sequence CGGAGCTGCACGGCAAGGCGCAGCAGGCGGTGGCCGCGGAGACGGCGTGGCTGGCCCAGACGGCCGCCATGGCGAGCTCGATGTTGAGGGTGTACAGCCAGGGGCCCGCCTTCGTCGCCCATGTGCGCGAGGGGAACCGCGAGGGCATGCAGGAGCGCCTGGCGATGCTGGAGGGCCAGTCCGGGCTGTTCGACGCGGTCTGGCTGCTGGATGAGACCGGCGACACGCTGATGACCTCCGTGCGGCTCAACTGGGTGAGCGGCAACTTCGCCTACCGGGCCTACTTCCAGGACGCGGTGAAGGGCGGCGCCCAGGTGCTGCTGTCGCGGCCCTTCTTCTCCCGCGCGAACCTGCCCTACGTCGTGTTCACGGTGCCCATGGAGCTGGGGGCGGGCCGGCGTGCCTTCCTCGTGGGCGCGCTGTCGTTGAAGCGGCTGGGGTTGCAGCCCGCGCTGGCCTCGCCCGGCTATCACGTGGAGATCTTCGACCGCCGCGACGGCATCCTCCTGCGCGAGACGGAGCGCGGGAACGTGCTCTCCCGGGCGCCGGTGCTGGACCTGGTCGGGCCGGACGCGCTGACGCGGCCGGCGGGGCTCCTGGAGGTGTTCGACGACAAGGGGCGCCGGATGGTGGTGGCGCACGCGCAGGTGGAGGGCACGCCCTGGACGGTGGTGGTGACGGCGGGGCTGCGCGAGGCGTTCGCCCCGGTGACGCGCATGGGCGCGTGGGTGGTGGCCATCGCGGTGCTCGCGGGCGCCATCGCGCTGCTGCTGTCGCAGTGGGTGGGGCGGGACGTGGCGCAGCGGCTGGAGAGCCTGCGGGACGGCTTCGCCGTGCTGGGCACGCCGTCCGCGGAGCAGCGCGTGCAGGCCCGGGGCGATGACGAGATTGCCCAGCTCACCGTGGGCTTCAACGAGATGGCGGCGCGCATCGACCGGACGCAGAAGGAGCTGCGGGAGGCCATCGCCATCCGGGACCAGTTCCTGTCCATGGCGAGCCACGAGCTGCGCACGCCGCTGACGCCGCTGAAGGCCACGCTGGGGCTGCTCATCCGTCAGCTCGGCTCCGGCCCGGCGGTGAACCCGGAGCGGCAGCGGGACACCATCGCCCGGCTGAACCGGCAGGTGGACCGGCTGACGCGGCTGATTGGCGACATGCTGGACGTGTCGCGGCTGCAGTCCGGGCGCTTCACGTTGACGGTGGCCCCCATGGACGTGGTGTCCGTGGCGCGCGAGGTGGTGGAGCGCATCCAGGTCACGCGGCCGGAGCGCGCGGAGCAGCTGACGCTGGAGCTCCCCACGGAGCCGCTGGTGGGCCGGTGGGACGAGCAGCGGTTGGATCAGCTCTTCACGAACCTGGTGGAGAACGCCCTGCGCTACTCGCCGCCGGGGACGCCCGTGGTGGTGCGGGTGCACGAGGAGGCGGACGCGGTGCGGGTGGAGGTGGAGGACCGGGGCATCGGCATTCCGCAAGAGAGCCAGTCGCAGCTCTTCACGCCCTTCTTCCGCGCGCGCAACGCGACCGAGCACTACGCCGGAGGGCTGGGCCTGGGCCTGGCCATCTGCCGCGAAATCGTGGAGCGCCACGGGGGCCGCATCCAGGCGCGCAGCGAGGGGCCGGGGCAGGGGACGTGCTTCACGGTGTGGCTGCCCCGCGCGGCCATCGCGGAAGCGGCCTGATACGCGACAGGGCGAGCGTGGCGGCCACACCCGGACCGTACGCTCCCGCCCGGGTTGTGTACTCTGCCCCCGTGGGCATCCTCGAGCGCGCACGGATGGAGTGGTTCGCGGCGGCCTTCGGGCTGGTCGTGGGCACCACCATGGTCTTCGTGCCCTACGAGTTCGGGGCCGCCATCTTCCAGCTCATCTATCCGTACGTGCGTCCGCTCGGCAGCCTGTTCCTGGCGGGCTCGGTGACGATGATCGCCTCGCTGCTGTACCCCACCTGGCCCGGCATCGTGGGGTGGCTGGGGCGCGCGCTCTTCCTGGGCGCGGTGGCCTTCTACTGGTGGGCCGCCACCGTGCTGCCCCGGGGCGCCACGGGCCTCGTCCTGTACCCGCTGCTGGCGGGCTTCCTGCTGCTGGAGCGGGCCCCCCGCTTCCAGGGCCGGGGCCTGCTGTCGGCCTTCATCGCCTGCGTGGCGTTGAGCTTCGGCGGGCTGATGATCCTGGCCCCCAGCAGCTTCATCCGCTACTCGCTGACGGCGTTCGGGCCCTTCATCCGGCTGCTGGGCGGGGCCTTCCTGGTGACCGGGGCGCTGCTGGCCCTGGGGCTGTGGCTCCAGCGGCCCAGGGCCTGCCGCATCGGCATGGGCGGCGTGGGCGTCCTGTTCCTGAACATGGCGCTCGCGCTGGGGGCGCGGGGGTCCTGGGCGGGGATGGGGGTGTACGCGGTGCTGACCCTGTCGTGCGCGGTGCTGCTGGTGACGCGCGAGCCGCCCACGCTGTCCGGGGTGCGCTGGCGGCTGTTCCGCGGCATGGCGCTGGCGTCGGTGCTGCCCATCCTGGGCGTGGGCGCGGTGACGTCGTACCTGGCGCAGCGGGCGCTTGAACAGGAGCTGCGCGACAAGGCCCGGCAGGCGGTGACCGCGGAGACGGCGTGGCTGGAGCAGACGGTCACGCTGGCGCGCTCGCTCCTGCGCGCGCAGAGCCGGAACGCGGGCTTCATCGCCTCGGTGCGCACGGGGAACCGCGAGGGCATGCGGGAGACGGTGGAGCTCCTGGAGAGCGAGGTCGGGCTGTTCGACGCGGCGTGGCTGCTGGACTCCGCCGGGGAGACGCTGGTGCCCTCCGTGCGGCTCAACCGCATCGTGGGCAACTTCGCGAAGCGGGACTACTTCCAGGACGCGCTGAAGGCGGGCGACGAGGTGCTCCTGTCGCGCCCCTTCCTCACCCGCGCGGGCCTGCCCTTCGTCGTGTTCACGGTGCCGGTGGACGCGGGGAACGGCACGCGGGTCGTCCTCGTGGGCGGGCTGTCGTTGCGGCGGCTGGGGTTGCAGCCCACGCTCGCCTCGCGCAGCTACCACGTGGAGCTGTTCGACCGGCGCGACGGGACGCTGCTGCGCGAGACGGACCGCGGCGACGTGCTCACCCGCGCGCCCTCGCTGGAGCTCCTGGGAGAGGAGGCGCTCGCGGGAGCGGAGGGGATGAGCGAGGCGCTCGATGCGTCCGGGCGCCGCCTGCTGGTGGCGCACACGCAGGTGGACGGCACGCCGTGGACGGTGGTGGTGACGGCGCGGCTGCGCGAGGCGTTCGCCCCGGTGACGCGCATGGGCGCGTGGGTGGTGGCCATCGCGGTGCTGGCGGGCGCCATCGCGCTGCTGTTGTCGCGGTGGGCGGGGCGGGACGTGGCGCAGCGGCTGGAGAGCCTGCGGGACGGCTTCGCCACGCTGGGCACGCCCGCCCAGGAGCAGCGGGTGCTCGCCGAGGGCGACGACGAGGTCGCGCAGCTGGCGTCCGGCTTCAACGAGATGGCGGCGCGCATCGACCGGACGCAGAAGGAGCTGCGGGAGGCCATCGCCATCCGGGACCAGTTCCTGTCCATGGCGAGCCACGAGCTGCGCACGCCGCTGACGCCGCTGAAGGCGACGCTGGAGCTGCTCATCCGCCAGCTTGGAGGTGGACAGGCGGTGGGTCCGGAGCGGCAGCGGGAGGCGTTTGCCCGGATGAACCGGCAGGTGGACCGGCTGACGCGGCTGATTGGCGACATGCTGGACGTGTCGCGGCTGCAGTCCGGACGCTTCGCGCTGACGGTGGCGCCCATGGACCTGGTGGCGCTGGCGCGCGAGGTGGTGGAGCGCATCCAGT comes from Corallococcus macrosporus and encodes:
- a CDS encoding sensor histidine kinase, translating into MSVYAVLTLSCALLAGVRGWPVLAGVRWRLFRGMALASVLPIVGVGAVASYLAQKALAAELHGKAQQAVAAETAWLAQTAAMASSMLRVYSQGPAFVAHVREGNREGMQERLAMLEGQSGLFDAVWLLDETGDTLMTSVRLNWVSGNFAYRAYFQDAVKGGAQVLLSRPFFSRANLPYVVFTVPMELGAGRRAFLVGALSLKRLGLQPALASPGYHVEIFDRRDGILLRETERGNVLSRAPVLDLVGPDALTRPAGLLEVFDDKGRRMVVAHAQVEGTPWTVVVTAGLREAFAPVTRMGAWVVAIAVLAGAIALLLSQWVGRDVAQRLESLRDGFAVLGTPSAEQRVQARGDDEIAQLTVGFNEMAARIDRTQKELREAIAIRDQFLSMASHELRTPLTPLKATLGLLIRQLGSGPAVNPERQRDTIARLNRQVDRLTRLIGDMLDVSRLQSGRFTLTVAPMDVVSVAREVVERIQVTRPERAEQLTLELPTEPLVGRWDEQRLDQLFTNLVENALRYSPPGTPVVVRVHEEADAVRVEVEDRGIGIPQESQSQLFTPFFRARNATEHYAGGLGLGLAICREIVERHGGRIQARSEGPGQGTCFTVWLPRAAIAEAA
- a CDS encoding sensor histidine kinase; the encoded protein is MGILERARMEWFAAAFGLVVGTTMVFVPYEFGAAIFQLIYPYVRPLGSLFLAGSVTMIASLLYPTWPGIVGWLGRALFLGAVAFYWWAATVLPRGATGLVLYPLLAGFLLLERAPRFQGRGLLSAFIACVALSFGGLMILAPSSFIRYSLTAFGPFIRLLGGAFLVTGALLALGLWLQRPRACRIGMGGVGVLFLNMALALGARGSWAGMGVYAVLTLSCAVLLVTREPPTLSGVRWRLFRGMALASVLPILGVGAVTSYLAQRALEQELRDKARQAVTAETAWLEQTVTLARSLLRAQSRNAGFIASVRTGNREGMRETVELLESEVGLFDAAWLLDSAGETLVPSVRLNRIVGNFAKRDYFQDALKAGDEVLLSRPFLTRAGLPFVVFTVPVDAGNGTRVVLVGGLSLRRLGLQPTLASRSYHVELFDRRDGTLLRETDRGDVLTRAPSLELLGEEALAGAEGMSEALDASGRRLLVAHTQVDGTPWTVVVTARLREAFAPVTRMGAWVVAIAVLAGAIALLLSRWAGRDVAQRLESLRDGFATLGTPAQEQRVLAEGDDEVAQLASGFNEMAARIDRTQKELREAIAIRDQFLSMASHELRTPLTPLKATLELLIRQLGGGQAVGPERQREAFARMNRQVDRLTRLIGDMLDVSRLQSGRFALTVAPMDLVALAREVVERIQSTRPERQGLLSLDVPAGSLVGRWDEQRLDQLFTNLVENALRYSPPGTPVAVRVREEDGQVRLDVEDRGIGIPRESLSQLFTPFFRARNATEHYAGGLGLGLAICREIVERHGGRIDVRSDGPGQGTCFTAWLPRAAVADAA